In Terriglobales bacterium, the following are encoded in one genomic region:
- a CDS encoding L-rhamnose mutarotase: MKKKASKKKHASKTNERYCLALDLKDDPKLIAEYKKYHEKIWPEITKSIQDSGIVDLEIYLLGTRMFMIMEVNNKFSFETKTKADASNPKVQEWEQLMWKFQQPLPQAKPGQKWILMDRVFKLES, from the coding sequence ATGAAGAAAAAAGCGAGCAAAAAGAAACATGCCAGCAAAACAAATGAACGCTATTGCCTGGCGCTCGATCTCAAGGACGATCCCAAGTTGATCGCGGAGTACAAGAAGTACCACGAGAAAATCTGGCCCGAGATTACCAAGAGCATTCAAGACTCCGGCATTGTGGACCTGGAAATCTATCTATTGGGAACGCGCATGTTCATGATCATGGAGGTCAATAACAAGTTCTCGTTCGAAACCAAGACAAAAGCGGATGCGAGCAATCCCAAAGTCCAGGAGTGGGAGCAACTGATGTGGAAGTTCCAACAACCACTTCCTCAAGCCAAACCTGGCCAGAAGTGGATATTGATGGATAGAGTTTTCAAGCTCGAATCTTAA
- a CDS encoding alpha-L-fucosidase, with product MNDSKLTRRTWLKGTASVLAAAAAAPINASALLYAPQTTAQAPATPSTTSAEDADRARRMKWWHEARFGMFIHWGLYSVLGRHEWVMENEGIPVAEYAPLAKQFKPKPNAARAWAKLAKQAGQKYMVMTTKHHEGFCNFDTKTTDYCAPKQGPGRDLVREYVDAVRAEGLRVGFYYSLMDWHHPDGARCAQDEAARKRFVEYIHTHVRELMTNYGKVDVLWYDVSWPLDAAGWESERMNKMVFELQPDIIVNNRNKLPGDFSTPEQRITAEKEGRAWESCMTLNDSWGFQKADDDWKSSRQVIRNLITCAKDKGNYLLNIGPRPDGSIPEESVSILTDVGQWMARNGESIYQSDTCQPGRSNYASFSRKGNTLYMHTHFWPGETVALSGLQTSVKSAKLLASGKNVEVHQDKFRVRFTGLPAAAPDHPITTIAIECEAEPTQDTNIVRNEKPREGV from the coding sequence ATGAACGACAGCAAACTCACACGCCGTACCTGGCTCAAAGGCACGGCATCTGTATTAGCAGCCGCGGCTGCGGCACCAATAAACGCAAGTGCTCTGCTCTATGCGCCCCAGACAACTGCACAGGCCCCAGCCACGCCATCTACCACATCTGCCGAAGATGCCGATCGCGCTCGCCGCATGAAGTGGTGGCACGAAGCCCGCTTTGGCATGTTCATCCACTGGGGTTTGTACAGCGTGCTGGGCAGGCACGAGTGGGTGATGGAAAACGAAGGCATCCCGGTTGCCGAATATGCACCCTTGGCCAAGCAATTCAAGCCTAAGCCCAATGCTGCGCGCGCCTGGGCCAAGCTGGCCAAGCAGGCCGGACAGAAATATATGGTGATGACCACCAAGCACCACGAAGGCTTCTGCAACTTCGATACCAAGACCACCGACTACTGCGCACCGAAGCAGGGTCCAGGCCGCGACTTGGTAAGAGAATATGTTGATGCGGTGCGCGCCGAAGGCCTGCGCGTTGGTTTTTATTATTCCCTGATGGATTGGCACCATCCCGATGGTGCCCGTTGCGCGCAAGATGAAGCCGCCCGCAAGCGCTTCGTGGAATACATTCATACTCATGTGCGCGAGCTGATGACCAACTACGGCAAAGTGGATGTCCTCTGGTATGACGTCTCCTGGCCCCTGGACGCCGCCGGCTGGGAATCGGAGCGCATGAACAAAATGGTCTTCGAACTCCAGCCCGACATCATCGTGAATAACCGCAATAAACTGCCCGGCGATTTCTCCACGCCCGAGCAGCGCATCACCGCGGAAAAAGAGGGACGCGCCTGGGAATCGTGCATGACCTTGAACGACAGTTGGGGATTCCAAAAAGCCGACGATGACTGGAAGTCCTCCAGGCAGGTGATTCGCAACCTCATCACCTGCGCCAAGGACAAAGGGAATTATCTGCTCAATATCGGACCGCGGCCCGACGGATCAATTCCCGAAGAATCTGTCAGCATTCTGACTGACGTGGGCCAGTGGATGGCGCGGAACGGCGAGAGCATCTACCAATCCGATACTTGCCAACCCGGCCGCAGCAACTACGCAAGCTTCTCACGCAAGGGCAACACGCTGTACATGCACACCCACTTCTGGCCGGGCGAGACGGTTGCCTTGAGCGGTCTGCAAACTTCAGTGAAGTCGGCGAAGCTGCTGGCCAGCGGCAAGAATGTGGAAGTCCACCAGGATAAGTTCCGTGTGCGCTTCACCGGTCTGCCAGCGGCAGCGCCCGACCATCCTATAACCACGATCGCTATCGAATGCGAGGCTGAACCGACGCAAGACACAAACATCGTTCGCAATGAAAAGCCGCGAGAGGGAGTGTAG
- a CDS encoding SGNH/GDSL hydrolase family protein, translated as MRFFRRVSSVFSLALVLLFLLFSMSMQAQDSAGSEKIILAQAQAQSSAQPTPAAESSDLSKLQAELKSAQDKLKDWPNLGRYRDADAQVQPPSAAEKRVVFMGDSITDGWGRKYGKFFPDKPYVNRGISGQTTPQMLIRFRPDVIALKPKVVVILAGTNDLAGNTGPSTMEAIEDNLTSMAELAKANGIRVVLASLLPVCDYIKPQTARRPPEKIVELNAWMKDYAAKNGLVYLDYYSAMLDDKKMFKQELTYDGLHPNDAGYEIMGPLAAKAIAVALRPASSSGHKGSTKSNK; from the coding sequence ATGAGATTTTTTCGTCGCGTCAGTTCGGTCTTTAGTCTGGCTTTGGTATTGCTGTTTCTGCTGTTTTCGATGAGTATGCAGGCGCAAGACTCCGCTGGCTCTGAAAAGATAATCTTGGCCCAAGCCCAAGCTCAATCCTCAGCGCAGCCCACACCAGCGGCGGAGTCTTCTGATTTGTCGAAGCTGCAGGCCGAGCTGAAGAGTGCGCAAGATAAATTGAAAGACTGGCCGAATCTGGGTCGTTATCGCGATGCTGACGCCCAGGTGCAACCACCCTCCGCGGCAGAAAAACGCGTCGTTTTTATGGGCGACTCTATCACCGACGGATGGGGGCGCAAGTACGGCAAGTTTTTTCCCGATAAGCCCTATGTCAATCGCGGCATCAGCGGCCAGACGACGCCGCAAATGCTCATCCGCTTTCGACCGGATGTAATTGCGTTAAAGCCAAAGGTAGTTGTGATTCTGGCTGGAACCAACGATCTTGCCGGCAATACCGGCCCGAGCACAATGGAGGCCATTGAAGACAACCTGACGTCAATGGCAGAGCTCGCCAAGGCGAATGGGATTCGCGTGGTGCTGGCCTCGCTTCTGCCAGTGTGTGACTACATCAAACCGCAGACGGCACGACGGCCTCCGGAGAAAATTGTCGAGCTGAATGCGTGGATGAAAGACTATGCCGCTAAAAATGGTTTAGTCTACCTCGACTACTACTCGGCCATGCTGGATGATAAGAAGATGTTCAAGCAGGAGCTTACCTACGATGGGTTGCATCCCAACGACGCCGGGTATGAAATCATGGGGCCGCTTGCAGCGAAGGCAATCGCGGTGGCGTTGCGGCCGGCTTCTTCCAGCGGGCACAAAGGCTCAACAAAAAGCAATAAGTAG
- a CDS encoding amidohydrolase family protein produces MKIDSHQHFWRYDPVRDQWINDHMAVLKRDFLPQDLSQELKASGMDGCIAVQADQSEKETQFLLDLAEKNEIIRGVVGWVDLCSPNIAERLEFFSNYDQLCGFRHIVQAEPDDRFMLRESFLRGIEHLGEFGFTYDILIYTHQFPAAIELVNKFPYQPFVLDHLGKPPIKAKQFQPWAQHIKALASNRNVYCKVSGMVTEADWQHWQTDDFKPYLDLLFQTFGVERLMFGSDWPVCLLAGSYGKVVELVANYTQKLTALEQKKIFGLNAMRFYGL; encoded by the coding sequence ATGAAAATTGATTCGCACCAACATTTCTGGCGGTACGACCCTGTCCGGGACCAGTGGATCAACGACCATATGGCCGTTTTGAAAAGAGATTTCCTGCCGCAGGATTTGAGCCAGGAACTCAAAGCCAGCGGCATGGACGGCTGCATCGCCGTGCAGGCCGATCAATCGGAGAAAGAAACGCAGTTCCTTCTTGACCTGGCTGAGAAAAACGAGATCATCCGTGGAGTTGTAGGATGGGTAGATCTTTGTTCCCCCAATATCGCCGAACGCCTGGAATTTTTCTCGAACTATGACCAGTTGTGTGGCTTCCGGCACATCGTCCAAGCTGAGCCCGATGATCGCTTTATGTTGCGCGAGTCCTTCCTGCGAGGCATTGAGCATCTAGGTGAATTCGGCTTTACTTACGATATCCTCATTTACACTCATCAGTTCCCTGCTGCCATTGAACTCGTCAACAAATTTCCCTATCAGCCTTTTGTGCTCGATCACCTGGGCAAGCCTCCTATCAAAGCCAAACAGTTTCAGCCCTGGGCGCAACACATAAAGGCTCTGGCTTCGAATCGCAATGTCTATTGCAAAGTTTCTGGCATGGTGACCGAGGCTGACTGGCAACATTGGCAGACTGATGATTTCAAGCCTTATCTGGATTTGCTGTTTCAGACATTCGGAGTCGAGCGGCTGATGTTCGGCTCCGATTGGCCCGTGTGCCTGCTGGCGGGTAGCTACGGCAAGGTCGTGGAGTTGGTTGCAAATTACACGCAGAAGCTTACCGCCCTTGAGCAAAAGAAGATTTTCGGATTAAATGCAATGCGTTTTTATGGATTGTAA
- a CDS encoding altronate dehydratase family protein has translation MTQLVPDVIPAASGTQAKVLRIHPQDNVLVALTDLRKGEIIPTPDKEYVLQSDVSAKHKFATQDLKVGDAVVMYGVRVGKAVEVIRSGEAVTTRNTKHDAATVEGRTATYHWTAPDVSRWKLQTFMGYRRSDGQVGTRNHWLVVPLVFCENRNVAYIKEAFEKELGFAPTQPYSSQVADLVKLYHEGKTKELQEFRGEATREAARNRRVFANIDGIKFLTHEGGCGGTREDSNSLCGLLASYIHHPNVAGATILSLGCQHAQVPILQAELKKRNPNFNKPLIVLEQQQSGTEFEMLSQAIRQTFLGLVEANKCERTPVPLSALSVGLKCGGSDGFSGISANPAIGHVADVMAALGGKGILSEFPELCGVEQELVNRSTSDEVGQRFLQLMRAYEARAEAVSSGFDMNPSPGNIRDGLITDAMKSAGAAKKGGTSPVTAVLDFPEYATEPGLNLLCTPGNDVEAVTGQVGAGASIVLFTTGLGTPTGNPIAPVVKISTNSRLAQRMPDIIDIDTGPVISGQKNVEQMGEAILELIVKVANGEIHTKAERLGQDDFIPWKRGVSL, from the coding sequence ATGACCCAACTCGTTCCTGACGTCATACCGGCTGCCAGTGGGACACAGGCCAAAGTGTTGAGAATCCACCCTCAGGATAACGTCCTGGTCGCGCTCACCGACTTAAGAAAAGGTGAGATCATCCCTACCCCTGATAAAGAATACGTTCTGCAGTCTGACGTATCTGCCAAGCACAAGTTCGCCACCCAGGATCTGAAAGTTGGTGACGCCGTCGTAATGTATGGCGTGCGCGTGGGCAAGGCGGTTGAAGTTATCCGCTCAGGAGAAGCGGTTACAACTCGCAATACGAAGCATGATGCAGCCACGGTTGAGGGCAGGACGGCAACCTATCATTGGACCGCGCCCGATGTCTCCCGCTGGAAGCTGCAGACATTCATGGGTTATCGCCGTTCTGACGGTCAGGTCGGCACACGCAATCACTGGCTGGTTGTGCCCCTGGTGTTCTGCGAGAACAGGAATGTTGCTTACATCAAAGAGGCATTTGAAAAAGAATTAGGATTTGCACCAACCCAGCCCTATAGCAGCCAGGTCGCTGACTTGGTGAAGCTCTATCATGAAGGCAAAACCAAGGAACTCCAGGAATTCCGCGGCGAAGCCACGCGTGAGGCTGCGCGAAATCGCAGAGTATTTGCGAATATTGATGGAATTAAATTTCTTACTCACGAAGGCGGATGCGGCGGCACGCGCGAAGACTCCAACAGTCTTTGCGGCCTGTTGGCCAGCTACATCCACCATCCCAACGTCGCTGGAGCAACAATTCTGAGTCTGGGCTGCCAGCACGCCCAGGTGCCAATTCTGCAGGCAGAGCTGAAGAAGCGTAACCCTAATTTCAACAAGCCATTGATTGTGCTGGAGCAACAGCAAAGTGGAACTGAGTTCGAGATGCTTTCGCAGGCCATCCGCCAGACCTTCCTGGGTTTGGTGGAAGCCAATAAATGCGAACGCACACCCGTGCCACTCTCCGCTTTATCAGTTGGTTTGAAGTGTGGCGGGTCAGATGGATTTTCTGGAATCTCCGCGAATCCTGCGATTGGTCATGTGGCAGACGTTATGGCCGCCCTGGGCGGCAAAGGAATATTGTCGGAATTTCCCGAACTTTGCGGCGTGGAGCAGGAGCTGGTCAACCGCAGCACCAGCGATGAAGTTGGTCAGCGTTTTCTGCAGTTGATGCGCGCCTACGAAGCCAGGGCTGAAGCCGTTTCTTCTGGGTTCGATATGAACCCGTCTCCTGGAAACATTCGCGATGGACTCATCACCGACGCAATGAAATCTGCGGGAGCGGCGAAAAAGGGTGGCACATCGCCGGTTACCGCAGTCCTCGACTTTCCCGAATATGCAACTGAACCAGGATTGAATCTGCTGTGCACGCCGGGCAACGACGTTGAAGCCGTGACCGGACAGGTTGGCGCCGGCGCCAGCATCGTGCTTTTCACCACCGGGTTAGGCACTCCGACGGGCAATCCCATCGCGCCCGTGGTCAAGATTTCAACCAACTCGCGGCTCGCGCAGCGCATGCCTGACATTATTGATATCGATACGGGGCCTGTCATTTCGGGGCAAAAAAACGTCGAGCAGATGGGCGAAGCGATTCTGGAACTCATCGTCAAGGTTGCGAACGGAGAGATCCACACCAAAGCCGAGCGGCTGGGACAAGATGACTTCATTCCCTGGAAGAGAGGAGTTTCCCTCTGA
- a CDS encoding Gfo/Idh/MocA family oxidoreductase produces the protein MKIRVGLIGGGNISDTHARAVKGIPGAEVVAHYGTNAEKVNHLSREHGGVTYRDLESFLAHRPMEMVILGSPSGAHAQQGIAAARQGLHVLTEKPIDISTERADALIAECEKAGVKLGVTFQDRFKPDIRRLKQLIGDGLIGKPLLVDARVKWYRPPAYYSNSHWRGTKALDGGGALINQGVHTVDLLLWLLGDVINVKARTAAMLHKIEVEDTALALLEFANGTLGLLQATTAAYPGYPRRVEITGTEGTIILEQDRIIAINLRNPYEGPISTAETDQNPSSTSPVVSDVRGHQSAIEDFIHAIEHNTQPICDGREGRRSVALVEAIYRAANQT, from the coding sequence ATGAAAATCCGTGTGGGGCTGATTGGCGGAGGCAATATCAGTGACACTCATGCCCGTGCCGTAAAGGGAATTCCAGGCGCGGAGGTCGTAGCGCACTATGGCACCAATGCAGAAAAGGTCAACCATTTGAGCCGCGAACATGGCGGAGTAACCTATCGTGATTTGGAATCTTTTCTTGCCCACCGCCCCATGGAGATGGTGATTTTGGGCAGCCCATCGGGAGCGCATGCGCAGCAGGGAATTGCGGCCGCCCGGCAAGGGCTGCATGTGCTCACCGAGAAACCGATTGATATAAGCACCGAGCGCGCCGACGCCTTGATTGCTGAATGCGAGAAAGCCGGGGTAAAACTAGGCGTTACCTTCCAGGACCGATTCAAGCCGGATATTCGCCGGTTGAAACAACTCATTGGTGATGGGCTTATCGGCAAGCCGCTGCTGGTTGATGCCCGTGTAAAGTGGTACCGGCCACCGGCTTACTACAGCAACTCGCACTGGCGAGGTACCAAAGCGCTCGACGGCGGAGGTGCGCTGATCAATCAGGGTGTCCACACAGTAGACCTGTTGCTGTGGCTGTTAGGAGACGTGATCAATGTAAAGGCGCGCACAGCGGCGATGCTGCATAAGATCGAAGTCGAAGATACTGCCCTGGCCCTGCTTGAATTTGCCAACGGAACCCTGGGTTTGCTGCAGGCAACCACGGCTGCTTATCCCGGCTATCCGCGCCGGGTGGAGATCACCGGCACGGAAGGCACGATAATTCTCGAGCAAGACCGCATCATCGCGATTAATCTTCGCAATCCGTATGAGGGGCCGATCAGTACTGCCGAAACCGACCAGAATCCCAGCTCTACTTCGCCGGTGGTGAGCGATGTACGCGGGCACCAATCCGCAATTGAAGATTTTATCCATGCCATCGAACACAATACCCAGCCTATTTGTGATGGCCGCGAGGGCCGGCGAAGTGTTGCCCTGGTGGAAGCCATCTATAGAGCTGCCAACCAAACCTAG
- the uxaC gene encoding glucuronate isomerase — MTFINNNFLLENEAARHLYRQYAEAQPIIDYHCHLSPKDIAEDRRFKNLFEIWLEGDHYKWRAMRAHGIAERYCTGDAEPYEKFMAWAGTVPHTLRNPLYHWTHLELKRYFEIDELLDETTAPAIWRRADEFLASEEYTTQGILKKFRVEVLCTTDDPIDDLEPHKKIAALKLVPRVYPAYRPDKALDVHQAERFNSWVENLAEAANVHISSFKDFLDALRKRHDYFHKMGCRLSDHGLSYCYADFCSEQLAAGIFAKVRSGQPPSPQEHSQFASFMMLFFGHLDSEKGWTKQLHLGAHRNANTRMLKGPDVGLDSIGDWRQGELLGIFLDRLDRENALPRTILYNLNPADNYLFATMAGNFQDGTIAGKVQFGTAWWFLDHKEGMEWQINALSNIGLLSHFVGMLTDSRSFMSYPRHEYFRRILCNLLGRDMQAGLVPDREDLIGRMIENICYFNARQYFGLELPSREGVREVAVSKSV, encoded by the coding sequence ATGACTTTCATTAATAACAATTTTTTGCTCGAAAACGAAGCTGCGCGCCATCTTTACCGGCAATATGCGGAGGCGCAACCTATCATTGATTACCACTGCCACCTCTCGCCGAAAGACATTGCTGAGGACCGCCGGTTCAAAAACCTGTTTGAAATCTGGCTGGAAGGCGACCACTACAAGTGGCGGGCTATGCGCGCGCACGGGATTGCCGAGCGCTATTGCACCGGCGACGCCGAGCCCTATGAGAAATTCATGGCTTGGGCGGGCACGGTGCCCCATACGCTGAGAAATCCGCTCTATCACTGGACCCATCTGGAGTTGAAGCGTTACTTCGAGATTGACGAACTGCTCGATGAAACCACAGCCCCGGCAATCTGGAGACGCGCCGACGAATTCCTGGCCAGCGAAGAGTACACCACGCAAGGTATTCTGAAGAAGTTCCGTGTTGAGGTCCTTTGCACGACCGATGATCCAATCGATGACCTTGAACCGCACAAAAAAATTGCTGCCTTAAAACTGGTGCCGCGGGTGTATCCGGCGTATCGTCCCGATAAAGCGCTCGACGTGCACCAGGCGGAGAGATTTAATTCCTGGGTTGAAAACCTGGCCGAGGCCGCCAACGTCCATATCAGCAGCTTTAAGGACTTTCTCGACGCGTTGCGAAAACGGCATGACTACTTCCACAAAATGGGATGCAGGCTTTCCGACCACGGATTGAGCTACTGCTATGCCGACTTCTGCTCTGAGCAACTTGCTGCCGGAATTTTCGCCAAGGTGCGCTCCGGGCAGCCGCCCAGCCCGCAAGAACATTCTCAGTTCGCGTCTTTCATGATGCTCTTCTTTGGGCATCTTGATTCGGAAAAGGGCTGGACCAAACAGCTCCACTTGGGTGCACACCGCAATGCCAACACGCGCATGCTCAAGGGCCCCGACGTCGGATTGGATTCCATCGGCGACTGGCGACAGGGAGAGTTGCTCGGAATTTTTCTGGACCGGCTCGACCGGGAAAATGCTCTTCCCCGTACGATTCTTTACAATCTGAACCCCGCCGATAATTATCTGTTTGCCACCATGGCTGGGAACTTTCAGGATGGAACCATTGCCGGGAAAGTCCAGTTTGGCACCGCCTGGTGGTTCCTGGATCATAAAGAAGGCATGGAGTGGCAGATCAATGCGCTCTCCAATATCGGGTTACTTTCGCACTTCGTGGGTATGCTGACGGATTCACGGTCGTTCATGTCGTATCCGCGCCATGAATACTTCCGGCGTATTTTGTGCAACTTACTGGGCCGCGATATGCAAGCCGGGCTGGTTCCTGATCGGGAAGACCTGATCGGCAGAATGATTGAAAATATCTGCTATTTCAACGCCAGGCAGTATTTCGGACTTGAGCTTCCTTCTCGTGAAGGCGTCCGCGAAGTAGCCGTCTCCAAGAGCGTTTAG
- the fucP gene encoding L-fucose:H+ symporter permease, which produces MTSHSVPLTERKYYLPFVLVTSLFFLWAIGVNLNDVLIPHLKKAFELTDFQSSLIQVAFFGGYFLAAFPAGKLMEKIGYKGGIVLGLLICATGTLLFLPAANSRIYAFFLLALFVMSSGQSFLEVGANPYVTVLGPAESSERRLNFAQSFNAVGAVLVPLLGSAFILSGVEYTHEQRVAMTPQQLNAYIASEANMVKIPYLIITALFLAVAALIFFSHLPEVSDEKKDASGKLAKSSDDVWAHPHLIKGVIAQFFYVGAQVGVGSFVIRFTKHTMPDTLDKISARFAGTKIGEGRFFERLQAHLTPNSVEKAAALFLVAHQFGFMIGRFFGSAIMKRIPAPKLLAVFGIGALICVAIGISAPGLTSVLAIVLVGFFNSIMFPTIFALSLKNLGPLTKRGSSLLVMSIIGGALIPAAMGEISDLSNIRIAFIMPLICYAYVTYFAIRGYKTTGEAVVGEEAAASGA; this is translated from the coding sequence ATGACCAGTCACTCTGTACCTTTGACCGAACGAAAATATTATTTGCCATTCGTTCTGGTAACCAGCCTGTTCTTTCTTTGGGCAATCGGAGTCAACCTCAATGACGTTCTGATTCCTCACCTGAAGAAGGCCTTCGAACTCACCGACTTTCAATCTTCTCTTATCCAGGTTGCTTTCTTCGGCGGCTACTTTCTGGCTGCCTTCCCGGCCGGCAAGCTGATGGAAAAGATTGGGTACAAGGGCGGCATCGTGCTGGGCTTGCTGATCTGCGCCACCGGGACTCTGCTCTTTTTGCCGGCCGCCAACTCCAGGATTTATGCCTTCTTCTTGTTGGCCCTGTTCGTCATGTCTTCCGGGCAGTCTTTTCTTGAAGTAGGCGCCAACCCGTACGTCACAGTCCTCGGACCGGCTGAGAGCTCCGAACGCCGCTTGAATTTTGCCCAGTCGTTTAACGCCGTGGGAGCCGTGCTTGTTCCCTTGCTAGGATCCGCCTTCATTCTTTCCGGAGTTGAATATACTCACGAACAACGGGTTGCGATGACTCCGCAGCAGCTCAATGCCTACATAGCCTCGGAAGCCAACATGGTAAAGATTCCCTACCTGATCATCACGGCACTCTTCCTGGCGGTCGCTGCGCTCATCTTCTTTTCGCATCTTCCAGAAGTGTCAGATGAAAAGAAGGATGCAAGCGGCAAGCTGGCAAAGAGTTCCGACGACGTCTGGGCCCATCCCCACTTGATCAAGGGGGTGATTGCCCAGTTCTTCTATGTCGGCGCGCAGGTAGGCGTAGGAAGCTTTGTTATCCGTTTCACTAAGCACACCATGCCTGACACACTCGACAAGATTTCTGCTCGATTTGCCGGGACGAAAATAGGAGAGGGCAGATTCTTCGAACGCCTGCAGGCGCACCTCACCCCCAACAGCGTTGAAAAAGCCGCAGCCTTGTTCCTGGTAGCCCACCAATTCGGATTCATGATCGGCCGCTTCTTCGGATCTGCCATCATGAAACGCATCCCTGCGCCAAAGCTCCTCGCTGTTTTCGGGATTGGAGCACTCATTTGCGTTGCCATCGGGATTAGTGCCCCGGGATTGACTTCTGTGCTGGCGATTGTGCTGGTCGGCTTCTTCAATTCCATCATGTTCCCTACGATCTTTGCGCTAAGTCTGAAAAATCTCGGCCCCTTAACCAAGCGCGGATCATCCCTCTTGGTCATGTCAATCATTGGCGGTGCCCTGATCCCCGCTGCCATGGGCGAAATCTCCGATCTCAGCAATATTCGTATCGCCTTCATCATGCCCTTGATCTGTTACGCCTACGTGACCTACTTCGCCATACGTGGTTATAAAACCACGGGGGAGGCCGTCGTAGGAGAAGAAGCGGCCGCATCAGGAGCCTAG
- a CDS encoding glucose 1-dehydrogenase, producing the protein MEERSFPLNELHSNGTFRLEGRAAVITGGASGIGRAIAETFASHGALVHIVDLDENLAKAVAAEISKTGGKAAAYGCDVTLRESVKNTFDKIRQEGSIEILVNSAGIAHIGKLENTTEEDFDRIFRVNVKGVYNCMFTCIEKMKENRRGVILNLASIAGTAGLSERFAYSMSKGAVLSMTLSVAKDYISYNIRCNCISPARVFTPFVDQFVKKNYPGREKEMLEELAHSQPMGRMARPQEVASLALFLCSNEASFITGTDYPIDGGFFNIR; encoded by the coding sequence CTGGAAGAGAGGAGTTTCCCTCTGAACGAGCTACACAGTAACGGAACATTCAGGCTTGAAGGCAGGGCTGCCGTCATCACGGGAGGCGCCAGCGGCATCGGCCGCGCCATTGCTGAGACCTTCGCTTCACACGGAGCCCTGGTTCATATTGTCGACTTGGATGAGAATCTGGCCAAGGCGGTCGCTGCAGAGATCAGCAAGACCGGCGGCAAAGCAGCAGCGTATGGTTGCGACGTCACCCTTCGGGAAAGTGTCAAGAACACATTCGACAAGATCAGGCAGGAAGGGTCCATTGAAATCCTGGTGAACAGCGCCGGCATCGCTCATATCGGCAAGCTGGAAAATACCACGGAAGAAGATTTCGACAGGATCTTCCGCGTGAACGTGAAGGGTGTCTACAACTGCATGTTCACCTGCATTGAAAAAATGAAGGAAAACCGTCGTGGCGTAATTTTGAATCTGGCGTCCATTGCCGGCACCGCCGGGCTCTCCGAACGTTTCGCCTATTCCATGAGCAAAGGCGCGGTGCTCTCCATGACACTTTCTGTGGCGAAGGACTACATAAGCTACAACATTCGCTGCAATTGCATTTCGCCGGCGCGCGTGTTTACCCCATTCGTGGATCAGTTTGTGAAGAAAAACTATCCCGGACGCGAGAAAGAGATGTTGGAAGAACTGGCTCACTCGCAACCGATGGGCAGAATGGCACGGCCGCAGGAAGTGGCTTCGCTGGCGCTGTTCCTGTGTTCAAACGAAGCATCTTTTATCACCGGGACCGATTATCCCATTGACGGCGGTTTCTTCAACATCCGCTGA